The Bicyclus anynana chromosome 3, ilBicAnyn1.1, whole genome shotgun sequence genome has a window encoding:
- the LOC112058307 gene encoding cysteine protease ATG4B, with product MDAMFDICYLSPDGNNVEPDDIPKTKDNVWILGKKYSAIQDLDRIRRDISSIIWCTYRKGFVPIGDEGLTSDKGWGCMLRCGQMVLGVALVRVHLSSDWVWTPETRDPTYLKIVQRFEERKQAPYSIHQVALMGACEGKDVGQWFGPNTVAQVLKKLVVYDKWSSLVIHVALDNTVVKEDILKQCIVNNDRGDTSDTPDNLIVSDWMPLLLIVPLRLGLSEINPVYVDGIKTCFELSQSIGVIGGKPNQALYLIGCVGDEVIYLDPHTTQRSGLVENKLSDEQKEMDCTYHCKYASRIPMLSMDPSVAVCFLCRTRSDFDELCKTIETKLMKESQPLFEICDKRPAHWGPCTNDIDLQNTTLFTEFEEVDRQFDDSDDEFEIL from the exons ATGGATGCCATGTTTGATATATGTTACCTTTCGCCTGACGGAAACAATGTCGAGCCTGATGATATTCCTAAAACAAAGGATAATGTGTGGATATTAGGGAAAAAATATAGCGCAATCCAAG ATTTGGATCGTATTAGGCGCGATATAAGTTCTATAATATGGTGTACGTACAGAAAAGGATTTGTGCCTATAGGAGACGAGGGTTTGACGTCGGACAAAGGATGGGGTTGTATGTTGCGATGCGGACAGATGGTGCTCGGTGTAGCACTAGTCAGGGTTCATCTTTCGTCTGACTGGGTGTGGACGCCAGAAACTAG GGATCCAACATATTTGAAAATAGTCCAAAGGTTTGAGGAGAGGAAACAAGCTCCATATTCAATTCACCAAGTTGCTCTCATGGGTGCATGTGAGGGAAAGGATGTGGGCCAGTGGTTCGGACCCAATACTGTTGCACAAGTACTCAA AAAACTAGTTGTATATGATAAATGGAGCTCATTAGTGATACACGTTGCACTCGACAACACTGTAGTGAAAGAAGATATTT TAAAACAGTGCATAGTGAACAATGATAGAGGAGACACCTCAGATACTCCGGACAACCTGATAGTGTCAGATTGGATGCCTCTCTTGTTAATAGTGCCCCTCAGACTTGGACTTAGTGAAATTAATCCAGTTTATGTTGATGGAATaaag ACATGCTTCGAGTTGTCGCAATCGATCGGCGTGATAGGCGGCAAGCCCAACCAGGCGTTGTACCTCATCGGCTGCGTCGGCGACGAAGTCATCTACCTGGACCCGCACACCACGCAGCGGTCAGGACTAGTTGAG AATAAATTGAGTGATGAGCAGAAAGAAATGGACTGCACATACCACTGTAAATACGCCTCGCGAATACCCATGCTCTCTATGGACCCCTCTGTTGCTGTG TGTTTCCTGTGTCGGACGAGGAGTGATTTCGACGAGTTGTGTAAAACCATAGAAACGAAGTTAATGAAAGAGAGTCAACCGCTGTTTGAGATCTGTGATAAACGCCCGGCGCACTGGGGACCTTGCACCAACGATATAGATTTACAAAACACCACACTTTTTACAG AATTTGAAGAAGTCGATAGACAGTTTGATGATTCGGACGACGAATTCGAGATTCTATGA